The Actinomadura sp. WMMB 499 genome includes a window with the following:
- a CDS encoding TIGR03086 family metal-binding protein — translation METAALLEDSIAFALDAVGPVTAASLGRPTPCRGWDLAALLRHAADSLDALAEAAATGAVRLLPDAAPPADDPSAAFRDGAVRLLDAWTAADRAADRGVRTIAIGGAPLRADVVAATGAIEIAVHGWDAAWAAGGPRALPPRLAARLLDLASGVVTADTRAGLFAPPVPVPPGAGPHERLLAHLGRDPARQPRTA, via the coding sequence GTGGAGACGGCGGCGCTGCTGGAGGATTCGATCGCGTTCGCGCTGGACGCGGTCGGGCCGGTGACCGCCGCGTCGCTGGGCCGCCCGACCCCGTGCCGGGGCTGGGACCTGGCGGCGCTGCTGCGGCACGCCGCGGACTCCCTGGACGCGCTGGCGGAGGCCGCCGCCACCGGCGCCGTGCGGCTGCTCCCGGACGCGGCGCCCCCTGCGGACGATCCGTCCGCGGCCTTCCGGGACGGCGCCGTCCGCCTCCTGGACGCCTGGACGGCCGCGGACCGTGCCGCGGACCGGGGCGTCCGGACGATCGCGATCGGCGGCGCCCCGCTGCGCGCCGACGTCGTCGCCGCGACCGGCGCCATCGAGATCGCGGTGCACGGCTGGGACGCGGCCTGGGCCGCCGGCGGCCCCCGCGCCCTCCCGCCCCGCCTCGCGGCGCGGCTGCTGGACCTGGCGTCCGGGGTGGTCACCGCCGACACCCGCGCCGGGCTGTTCGCCCCGCCGGTGCCCGTGCCGCCGGGCGCCGGGCCGCACGAACGGCTGCTGGCGCACCTCGGCCGGGACCCGGCCCGTCAGCCGCGGACGGCGTAG
- a CDS encoding MBL fold metallo-hydrolase, translating into MTASVVEQPTDWTEPGVHPVAPGVHRIPLALPIPSLHSVNVYVIEDPDGLVVVDSGFALPETATRLKDALRTLGHGLDDVAQFLVTHAHWDHYSQALVLREEFGTRVRIGRGERPSIEAFGLPRGPHFRQAVLLRRCGADALADEIGGQEPPQRDEEFPSVVPDAWLDDGERVALTGRGLDVFATPGHTRGHIVLRDAAAGLLFAGDHILPHISPSIGLEGEPEPKPLRSYLDSLRLVRDMPDTVLLPAHGAVTQSTHTRIDELLEHHAQRLDAAAAQVRAGNATAFEVASAIPWTRRRKTLSELDSFSGMLAVLEIDAHLDVLVDQGVLDVHDEGGVRRYAVRG; encoded by the coding sequence GTGACCGCATCGGTAGTGGAGCAGCCGACGGACTGGACCGAACCGGGCGTCCATCCGGTGGCGCCCGGAGTGCACCGGATCCCGCTGGCGCTGCCCATCCCGTCGCTCCACTCGGTGAACGTGTACGTCATCGAGGATCCGGACGGCCTGGTCGTCGTGGACTCCGGCTTCGCGCTGCCCGAGACGGCGACGCGCCTGAAGGACGCGCTGCGCACCCTCGGGCACGGGCTGGACGACGTCGCGCAGTTCCTCGTCACGCACGCCCACTGGGACCACTACTCGCAGGCTCTCGTGCTCCGCGAGGAGTTCGGGACGCGCGTGCGGATCGGCCGCGGCGAGCGCCCGTCCATCGAGGCGTTCGGGCTGCCCCGCGGCCCGCACTTCCGGCAGGCCGTGCTGCTGCGCCGCTGCGGCGCGGACGCCCTCGCCGACGAGATCGGCGGGCAGGAGCCGCCGCAGCGCGACGAGGAGTTCCCGTCGGTCGTCCCGGACGCGTGGCTGGACGACGGCGAGCGGGTCGCGCTCACCGGCCGCGGCCTCGACGTGTTCGCCACCCCCGGCCACACCCGCGGCCACATCGTGCTGCGCGACGCCGCCGCCGGGCTGCTGTTCGCCGGCGACCACATCCTGCCGCACATCTCCCCGTCGATCGGGCTGGAGGGCGAGCCGGAGCCCAAGCCGCTGCGCAGCTACCTGGACTCGCTGCGGCTCGTCCGCGACATGCCCGACACCGTGCTGCTGCCCGCGCACGGGGCGGTGACGCAGAGCACCCATACCCGCATCGACGAGCTGCTGGAGCACCACGCGCAACGGCTCGACGCGGCGGCCGCGCAGGTCCGCGCCGGGAACGCGACGGCGTTCGAGGTGGCGAGCGCCATCCCGTGGACGCGCCGCCGCAAGACCCTCTCCGAGCTGGACTCCTTCAGCGGGATGCTCGCCGTCCTGGAGATCGACGCGCACCTGGACGTGCTGGTCGACCAGGGCGTCCTGGACGTCCATGACGAGGGCGGCGTCCGCCGCTACGCCGTCCGCGGCTGA
- a CDS encoding M20/M25/M40 family metallo-hydrolase: protein MTDGAGAAAARICADLIRVDTTNRGEGDARPERPAAELVAGLLADAGAEPRVVESAPGRASVLARVPGTDPSAAPFLVHGHLDVVPADAAEWTVPPFAGEVRDGCVWGRGAVDMKGTLAMTLAVVARRLREGRRTRGDLVLAFLADEECTGEYGSRYVAREHRDLFTGCTEAISESGGFSVDAGGARIYPIATGERGTAWMRLTARGKAGHGSKPAPGNAVAELAHAVSRIAAHPWPVRLTPGVRALLDGLAGALGTTIDHDRLDAEAERLGGAGRLFAGTIRNSANPTRLEAGYKTNVVPGSATAHVDGRYLPGTGEEFLATIDRLLGPKVTREFVNFEEAPAADPAGPTFAALAGALRAEDPLARPVPYVMAGGTDAKSFHRIGITSYGFAPLRLGPGLDYLGMFHGVDERVPLDGLEFGTRVLDRFLETR, encoded by the coding sequence GTGACGGACGGGGCCGGTGCCGCGGCCGCGCGGATCTGCGCCGACCTGATCCGCGTCGACACGACGAACCGGGGCGAGGGCGACGCCCGTCCGGAACGGCCCGCCGCCGAGCTCGTCGCCGGGCTGCTGGCGGACGCGGGCGCCGAGCCGCGGGTCGTCGAGTCCGCGCCCGGCCGCGCGAGCGTCCTCGCCCGCGTCCCCGGCACGGACCCGTCCGCGGCGCCGTTCCTGGTCCACGGCCACCTGGACGTCGTGCCCGCCGACGCCGCCGAGTGGACGGTCCCGCCGTTCGCGGGCGAGGTCCGCGACGGATGCGTGTGGGGCCGCGGCGCCGTCGACATGAAGGGCACCCTGGCGATGACCCTCGCGGTCGTCGCGCGCCGCCTCCGCGAGGGGCGCCGCACCCGCGGCGACCTGGTCCTGGCGTTCCTGGCGGACGAGGAGTGCACCGGCGAGTACGGGTCCCGGTACGTGGCGCGCGAGCACCGCGACCTGTTCACCGGCTGCACGGAGGCGATCAGCGAGTCCGGCGGGTTCAGCGTGGACGCCGGCGGCGCCCGGATCTACCCGATCGCGACCGGCGAGCGCGGCACGGCGTGGATGCGGCTCACCGCCCGCGGGAAGGCCGGGCACGGCTCCAAGCCCGCGCCCGGCAACGCGGTCGCCGAACTCGCGCACGCCGTCTCCCGGATCGCCGCGCACCCCTGGCCCGTCCGCCTGACGCCGGGGGTGCGGGCGCTGCTGGACGGTCTCGCCGGCGCGCTCGGCACGACGATCGACCACGACCGGCTCGACGCGGAGGCCGAACGCCTCGGCGGCGCCGGGCGGCTGTTCGCCGGGACGATCCGCAACTCGGCCAACCCGACCCGGCTCGAGGCCGGTTACAAGACCAACGTCGTGCCCGGCTCCGCGACCGCGCACGTGGACGGCCGCTACCTGCCCGGCACGGGCGAGGAGTTCCTCGCCACGATCGACCGGCTGCTGGGCCCGAAGGTGACCCGCGAGTTCGTCAACTTCGAGGAGGCCCCGGCCGCGGATCCGGCCGGCCCGACGTTCGCCGCGCTGGCCGGGGCCCTGCGCGCCGAGGACCCCCTCGCCCGTCCCGTCCCCTACGTGATGGCGGGCGGCACCGACGCCAAGTCGTTCCACCGCATCGGCATCACCAGCTACGGGTTCGCCCCGCTGCGGCTCGGGCCGGGCCTCGACTACCTCGGCATGTTCCACGGCGTGGACGAGCGCGTGCCGCTGGACGGGCTGGAGTTCGGCACGCGCGTCCTGGACCGCTTCCTCGAAACACGCTGA
- a CDS encoding ABC transporter substrate-binding protein, with the protein MTGEKGVHGRAGAGLAAVLLAAALGLSACGGAEASGDGTFVVGHSEPDHLVPGNTTSSYSFDVLGGLFDNLMTLTADGRPVPLAAASVTSDDQRIWTIKVKPGQKFHNGEAVTAQSFADAWNNAAYGPNAYEANSYFSYIEGYAALNPEDENARPDGKTLTGLEVVDPATLEVTLNDPFREFPMLLTYPAYAPMPKAGLADLEAFEEHPIGNGPYMMSGNWERNRRIELVPFAEYTGPRKPKNKGVTWKSYSSADTAYTDLRAGRIDVLQTIPAAKVPEAKRVLGDRFLPRAMGTIDYLGFPLFDERFADPDLRKAISMVIDREGINKAVYNGAYHPADSLLPPIIRGHRPNACGDLCTYDPAEAKRLFAAAGGFTGTLELYFSNAQPTYEQWMRIVANSIRDNLGIQDIQFREVPASEYFSMLSAREEKGPYRQNWEADYPSPQNYLENMWHSKDNRMGWTNEEFDELIEQGNRAAGDREAMARYHAAEDVAIREMPMIPLWTWAGQGGRSERVANVTITPYSTGLLATEVTVG; encoded by the coding sequence ATGACCGGCGAGAAGGGTGTGCACGGACGGGCGGGCGCGGGGCTCGCCGCGGTACTGCTGGCGGCCGCACTGGGGCTGTCGGCCTGCGGCGGCGCGGAGGCGTCGGGCGACGGCACGTTCGTCGTCGGCCACTCCGAGCCCGACCACCTGGTCCCGGGCAACACCACCAGCAGCTACTCCTTCGACGTGCTCGGCGGCCTGTTCGACAACCTGATGACGCTCACCGCGGACGGCCGGCCGGTGCCGCTGGCCGCCGCATCGGTGACCTCCGACGACCAGCGGATCTGGACGATCAAGGTCAAGCCGGGGCAGAAGTTCCACAACGGCGAGGCGGTCACCGCGCAGAGCTTCGCCGACGCCTGGAACAACGCGGCGTACGGACCGAACGCGTACGAGGCCAACAGCTACTTCTCCTACATCGAGGGCTACGCGGCGCTGAACCCCGAGGACGAGAACGCGCGGCCGGACGGGAAGACCCTGACCGGCCTGGAGGTCGTGGATCCGGCCACGCTCGAGGTGACGCTGAACGATCCGTTCCGTGAGTTCCCGATGCTGCTGACCTATCCGGCGTACGCGCCGATGCCGAAGGCGGGGCTCGCCGACCTCGAGGCGTTCGAGGAGCACCCCATCGGCAACGGCCCGTACATGATGAGCGGGAACTGGGAGCGCAACCGGCGGATCGAACTCGTCCCGTTCGCCGAGTACACCGGGCCGCGCAAGCCGAAGAACAAGGGCGTCACCTGGAAGAGCTACTCGAGCGCCGACACCGCCTACACCGATCTGCGCGCCGGACGGATCGACGTGCTGCAGACGATCCCGGCCGCCAAGGTGCCCGAGGCGAAACGGGTCCTGGGCGACCGGTTCCTGCCCCGCGCGATGGGCACGATCGACTACCTGGGCTTCCCGCTGTTCGACGAGCGGTTCGCCGACCCGGACCTGCGCAAGGCGATCTCGATGGTCATCGACCGGGAGGGCATCAACAAGGCCGTCTACAACGGGGCCTACCACCCCGCGGACTCGCTCCTCCCGCCGATCATCCGCGGGCACCGTCCGAACGCGTGCGGCGACCTGTGCACCTACGACCCGGCCGAGGCCAAGCGGCTGTTCGCGGCGGCCGGCGGATTCACGGGCACGCTCGAGCTGTACTTCTCCAACGCGCAGCCGACGTACGAGCAGTGGATGCGGATCGTCGCGAACTCCATCCGCGACAACCTCGGCATCCAGGACATCCAGTTCCGGGAGGTGCCCGCGTCCGAGTACTTCTCGATGCTGAGCGCCCGCGAGGAGAAGGGCCCGTACCGGCAGAACTGGGAGGCCGACTACCCCAGCCCGCAGAACTACCTCGAGAACATGTGGCACTCCAAGGACAACCGGATGGGCTGGACGAACGAGGAGTTCGACGAGCTGATCGAGCAGGGCAACCGGGCCGCCGGCGACCGGGAGGCGATGGCCCGCTACCACGCCGCCGAGGACGTCGCGATCCGGGAGATGCCGATGATCCCGCTGTGGACGTGGGCGGGCCAGGGCGGCCGCTCCGAGCGCGTCGCGAACGTCACCATCACCCCGTACTCCACCGGCCTGCTCGCCACCGAAGTGACGGTGGGCTGA
- a CDS encoding ABC transporter permease, with the protein MWRYTLRRILQAVPVFFGTTLLIYAMVFALPGDPIQALAGNKPVPDNVLHTLRERYNLNDPLLVQYGKYMWGLLQGDLGENYTGQSVSEMLAGRWPVTARLALTAWLFELVVGIALGVWAGLRRGRLADTLVLGGTTLVIAVPVFVLGYTAQIVFGLHWRIFPTAGADEGWPASYLLPGLVLGAFGLSYVARLTRTSLAENLRADYVRTANAKGLTRVRVIGRHTLRNSLIPVVTYLGVDFGALMGGAIVTEGIFNLPGIGQQVFQSIQLKEGPVVVGAVTVLVLIFLLVNLLVDLLYGLLDPRIRYE; encoded by the coding sequence ATGTGGCGGTACACCCTCCGGCGGATCCTGCAGGCCGTCCCGGTCTTCTTCGGCACGACCCTGCTGATCTACGCGATGGTCTTCGCGCTGCCCGGGGACCCCATCCAGGCTTTGGCCGGGAACAAGCCCGTCCCGGACAACGTCCTGCACACGCTGCGCGAGCGCTACAACCTCAACGACCCGCTGCTCGTCCAGTACGGCAAGTACATGTGGGGGCTCCTGCAGGGCGACCTCGGCGAGAACTACACCGGGCAGAGCGTGTCGGAGATGCTCGCCGGGCGCTGGCCGGTGACCGCGCGGCTCGCCCTCACCGCCTGGCTGTTCGAACTGGTCGTCGGGATCGCGCTCGGCGTGTGGGCGGGGCTGCGCCGCGGCCGCCTCGCCGACACGCTCGTCCTCGGCGGGACGACCCTGGTCATCGCCGTCCCGGTGTTCGTGCTCGGCTACACCGCGCAGATCGTGTTCGGGCTGCACTGGCGGATCTTCCCCACCGCCGGGGCCGACGAGGGCTGGCCGGCGAGCTACCTGCTGCCCGGCCTCGTGCTCGGCGCGTTCGGCCTGTCATACGTGGCGCGGCTGACGCGGACGAGCCTCGCCGAGAACCTGCGCGCCGACTACGTCCGGACGGCGAACGCGAAGGGGCTGACGCGGGTGCGGGTGATCGGCCGGCACACGCTGCGCAACTCGCTGATCCCGGTGGTGACCTACCTCGGCGTCGACTTCGGGGCGCTGATGGGCGGCGCGATCGTCACCGAGGGGATCTTCAACCTGCCCGGCATCGGCCAGCAGGTGTTCCAGTCGATCCAGCTCAAGGAGGGGCCCGTGGTGGTCGGCGCCGTCACCGTCCTGGTGCTGATCTTCCTGCTGGTCAACCTGCTGGTGGATCTGCTCTACGGGCTGCTCGACCCGCGGATCCGGTACGAGTGA